In the bacterium genome, CTGCGGGAAGCCTTGGAAGGGGTGCGTGGATTCGATTATCTCCTGATCGATTGCCCGCCGAACCTTGGGCTGCTCACCGTTAACGCGTTGGCCGCCGCAAAAGAGGTGTTTATCCCGTTGCAAGCTGAGTATCTGGCACTGCAGGGGGTGAGCAAGCTGGTGGAAACGGTAGACATCGTAAAAAAGCGGCTAAACAAAAAGCTCACCATCACCGGTGTAATCGCCACCCGGTACGATACCCGGAAAACCCTTAACCGCGAAGTCGTCGAAACGATCCGGGGCTACTTTGGCGATAAGGTCTTCCAAACGATGATTCGCGACAATATCGCGGTAGCGGAAGCGCCGAGCTATGGGAAATCGATTTTTGAGTATGCGCCGCAAAGCAAGGGGGCGGCAGATTACACTGCATTGTGCAAGGAAATAGAAGGGCGGGACACCAAATGAACGAGAAGAAACCGAAAGCGCGGATGGGACAAAACCCGTTGGATTGGATAGGAGCGGGGAGGGGGGAGGAGGCCGCCGCCGCTCCCGCCACGAAGCCGGCCGTGAAACCGGTTGACAGTAAACCCGGTAAACCAAAGCCACACAGTACACCGGTTACACAAAGTGTACCCAGTTTACAAAGTACACAAAGTGTACCAGAAACAACACAACTCGACGATCCCAGCCCTACATCGAATGCTGCTCCGGCAGAACGCACCAGCTCCCGCGCCGGATTGCCCGAAGGGTGGACCCGCGCAACGTTCATCGTGAAAGAGAACACCTTGAACACGGTCAAGGAATACGCCTACTGGGAACGCAAGGAAATCAAAACCGTGATCGAGGAAGCGCTCACCCTCTACTTCAACAAACATCCGTTGAAGAAGAATTGAGAGCACTACTGACCCCAGTTCATCGCAAAGGAGAACCGATGGAAAAGAGAACAACACTGAAAACCTTAGACATCGAACCGATTATCCTAAAGGGGCATTCTGACAGTGTTCTTGCTTTAGCTATGACAAAAGATGGTAAAACTGTAATCTCTGGTTCAGATGATGGAACAATTAGAATTTGGGATGTACAAACTCAGACATGTAAAATTATTGAACTCAAACATTGTAAGCCGCGGGTAATTAGATTGATGAACGACGAGTTTTCATTTTTTGCTTCTGGTACGAATGGTGTATTGTTTTGGTTTAGTTTCCCCGAAGGAACTTTGCGAGAAACGAAAACAATTCATAAAGGGCCAATTCTTGATATTTTAATAAACCAAA is a window encoding:
- a CDS encoding AAA family ATPase; the encoded protein is MRIIAFANQKGGVGKSTSAVNIGAGLVRLGKRVLWIDLDPQAHLTYSLGVKAHELSSSIYDLLRGRMTWQEVAIVRGGEEGLGKIIPATLDLAGAEIELAGMPGRELLLREALEGVRGFDYLLIDCPPNLGLLTVNALAAAKEVFIPLQAEYLALQGVSKLVETVDIVKKRLNKKLTITGVIATRYDTRKTLNREVVETIRGYFGDKVFQTMIRDNIAVAEAPSYGKSIFEYAPQSKGAADYTALCKEIEGRDTK